From one Trifolium pratense cultivar HEN17-A07 linkage group LG1, ARS_RC_1.1, whole genome shotgun sequence genomic stretch:
- the LOC123901337 gene encoding probable LRR receptor-like serine/threonine-protein kinase At1g67720, protein MEPFFLSALSFILLLFFPFSSAQMPGFVSLDCGGDKNFTDEIGLKWTPDDKITYGDISTISVANETRKQYTTLRHFPADSRKYCYTLDVVSRTRYLLRATFLYGDFDNNNVYPKFDISIGATDWSTIVISDANTIEVREIIFLASSPTVSVCLSNATTGQPFISTLELRQFNGSVYFTFFEEDFYLSVSARINFGAESDAPVRYPDDPFDRIWESDSVKKANYLVDVAYGTEKISTNVSIDTNRDEMPPVKVMQTAVVGTNGSLTYRLNLDGFPAMGRAFSYLAEIEDFPHNESRKFRLVLPGQTEISKAVVNIEENAPGKYCVYEPGFNNVSLPFVMSFKLAKTSDSSKGPLLNAMEINKYLEKNDGSPDGEAISSVLSHYSSADWAQEGGDPCLPVPWSWVRCSSDQQPRIVSILLSGKNMTGDIPLDITKLTGLVEIWLDGNMLTGPIPDFTGCMYLKIIHLENNQLAGVLPASLGSLPNLKELYVQNNMLSGSVPSELLSKSLLFNYSGNNGLNKGSRKNNQLYVIIGSAVGAAILLLATIISCLCMHKGKSKYYDQDHLVSLSTQNLESKSDGHAEVAHCFSFSEIESSTNNFEKKIGSGGFGVVYYGKQKDGREIAVKVLTSNSYQGKKEFSNEVTLLSRIHHRNLVQLLGYCREEGNSILIYEFMHNGTLKEHLYGPLTHGRSINWIKRLEIAEDSAKGIEYLHTGCVPAVIHRDLKSSNILLDRHMRAKVSDFGLSKLAVDGASHVSSIVRGTVGYLDPEYYISQQLTDKSDVYSFGVILLELISGQEAISNDSFGANCRNIVQWAKMHIESGDIQGIIDPALRGDYDLQSMWKIAEKALMCVQAHGHMRPSISEVVKEIQDAIAIEREAESISEDENMTRNSVHSSINMGSMDLAAAENYLAIDDSIARPAPR, encoded by the exons ATGGAACCTTTCTTTCTCTCCGCTCTCTCATTCATCCTCTTACTTTTCTTCCCTTTTTCCTCTGCTCAGATGCCAG GTTTTGTAAGTTTGGACTGTGGAGGTGATAAAAATTTCACCGATGAAATTGGTCTTAAATGGACTCCTGATGATAAGATTACTTATGGAGATATAAGTACTATTTCGGTTGCCAACGAGACACGGAAGCAATACACGACACTTAGACACTTTCCTGCCGATTCCAGAAAATACTGCTATACACTTGATGTTGTCAGTAGGACAAGGTATCTACTGAGGGCAACATTCTTGTATGGAGACTTTGATAACAACAATGTTTATCCGAAATTTGACATTTCTATTGGGGCTACTGATTGGTCTACTATTGTTATATCTGATGCAAACACTATAGAAGTaagagaaattatttttttggcttcAAGTCCTACTGTTAGTGTATGTCTATCCAATGCAACAACTGGGCAGCCATTCATATCTACACTTGAACTTAGGCAATTCAACGGTTCAGTTTACTTTACATTCTTTGAGGAAGACTTTTACCTCAGCGTCTCTGCGAGGATAAATTTTGGTGCAGAGAGTGATGCCCCAGTTAG GTATCCTGATGACCCGTTTGATAGAATTTGGGAGTCAGATTCTGTCAAGAAAGCAAATTACCTCGTTGACGTTGCTTATGGAACCGAGAAAATTTCCACCAATGTATCAATTGATACCAACAGAGATGAAATGCCACCAGTGAAAGTAATGCAGACAGCTGTAGTAGGTACAAATGGATCTCTAACATACCGGTTGAACTTGGATGGTTTTCCTGCTATGGGACGGGCATTCAGCTATCTTGCAGAGATAGAAGATTTTCCGCATAATGAATCTCGAAAATTCAGGCTAGTACTTCCAGGCCAGACGGAAATTAGTAAGGCCGTGGTAAATATCGAAGAGAATGCTCCAGGAAAATATTGTGTTTATGAACCGGGATTTAACAATGTATCCCTACCGTTTGTGATGTCCTTTAAATTAGCCAAAACATCTGATTCTTCCAAGGGTCCTCTTCTCAATGCCATGGAGATTAATAAGTATCTAGAGAAAAATGATGGCTCTCCTGATG GAGAAGCTATATCTAGTGTACTTTCTCACTACTCGTCAGCAGATTGGGCACAAGAAGGGGGTGATCCATGTTTACCTGTTCCTTGGTCGTGGGTCCGATGTAGCTCAGATCAACAGCCAAGAATAGTTTCAAT TTTGTTGTCTGGGAAAAACATGACGGGCGATATTCCTTTGGACATCACCAAATTGACTGGTCTGGTTGAAAT ATGGCTTGATGGAAATATGCTAACAGGCCCAATACCAGATTTCACCGGATGCATGTACTTAAAGATAAT TCATCTTGAGAACAATCAGTTGGCGGGTGTGCTCCCAGCCTCTTTGGGGAGCCTTCCGAATTTGAAGGAACT GTATGTCCAGAACAATATGTTATCTGGATCTGTACCGTCAGAACTTTTGAGCAAATCTTTGCTGTTTAA CTACTCCGGAAACAACGGTCTTAATAAAGGAAGCAGAAAAAACAATCAATTGTATGTCATTATTGGTTCAGCAGTTGGGGCCGCCATTTTACTTTTGGCTactattatatcatgtttgtGTATGCATAAGGGAAAGAGTAAATACTACGATCAAG ACCACCTTGTTTCACTCTCTACTCAAAACCTGGAATCTAAGAGTGATGGCCATGCAGAAGTTGCTCACTGCTTCAGTTTTTCTGAAATTGAAAGCTCCACAAATAATTTTGAGAAGAAAATTGGATCTGGAGGTTTTGGAGTTGTTTACTATGGGAAACAGAAAGATGGAAGAGAAATAGCAGTTAAAGTTTTAACTAGTAATTCATATCAAGGCAAAAAAGAGTTCTCAAATGAG GTGACTCTTCTGTCAAGGATACATCACAGAAACTTAGTACAGCTTCTAGGTTATTGCCGAGAAGAAGGGAATAGTATTCTTATTTATGAGTTCATGCATAATGGAACTCTCAAGGAACATCTTTATG GCCCATTAACACACGGACGGAGTATTAATTGGATTAAGCGACTTGAGATCGCCGAAGATTCTGCCAAAG GGATTGAGTATCTACACACGGGATGTGTCCCAGCAGTTATCCATAGAGACCTAAAAAGCAGCAACATTCTTCTTGACAGGCACATGAGAGCTAAGGTTTCAGATTTTGGGCTTTCGAAACTTGCTGTTGATGGAGCCTCTCACGTCTCTAGCATAGTTCGTGGTACAGTAGGATATCTGGATCCTGA GTACTATATTTCTCAGCAGCTAACTGACAAGAGCGATGTTTATAGTTTTGGGGTAATTCTTCTTGAACTCATATCTGGTCAAGAAGCAATATCTAATGATAGCTTTGGTGCTAATTGCAGAAACATAGTCCAATGG GCAAAAATGCACATTGAGAGTGGTGATATACAAGGTATAATAGATCCAGCATTACGAGGAGACTATGACTTACAATCAATGTGGAAAATAGCAGAGAAAGCGTTGATGTGCGTTCAAGCACATGGACACATGAGGCCATCAATATCAGAAGTTGTGAAAGAAATTCAAGACGCAATTGCTATTGAAAGAGAGGCAGAAAGCATCTCAGAGGATGAGAATATGACAAGAAATTCAGTTCACTCTTCCATCAACATGGGTTCTATGGATCTTGCTGCAGCGGAGAATTACCTCGCTATTGATGATTCCATTGCACGCCCCGCACCACGATAG